One window of the Brevundimonas goettingensis genome contains the following:
- a CDS encoding MFS transporter, translated as MSATTGASSTPLERDAQQINARSHDKIDAGEIAIGVVIGRASEFFDFFVFAIASVIVFPQLVFPFAGPLMGTVYSFAIFALAFIARPLGTWGFIAIDRFFGRGTKLTIALLLLGTSTVATAFLPGYETIGLWSVVLLALLRIGQGVALGGTWEGLASLLAMNAPAGKKGWYAMLGQIGAPIGLILASALFAFFVSLLSTADFLDWGWRYPFFVAFAINVVALFARLRISATPAFIESYEDRELQPTPFRQTVRAEGKNIVIGAFAPLASFALFHMVTVFPLSWVLLYTKEPPARFLVIELIGAIVCLICVILSGPLADRYGRRNLLAATAAAIAAFSGFAPQMLAGGEIGGIVFMMSGFILLGLSFGQSSGSLASNFAAINRYTASALTSDLAWLFGAGFAPLAALLLASNFGLGAAGVYLLSGAAGTLIALWINRETTQHRKA; from the coding sequence ATGAGCGCCACCACCGGAGCCTCCTCTACTCCCCTTGAGAGAGACGCCCAACAGATCAACGCCCGTTCGCATGACAAGATCGACGCCGGCGAGATCGCCATCGGGGTCGTCATCGGCCGGGCGTCGGAGTTCTTCGACTTCTTCGTCTTCGCCATCGCCTCGGTCATCGTCTTCCCGCAACTGGTCTTCCCGTTCGCCGGTCCGTTGATGGGCACGGTCTATTCCTTCGCCATCTTCGCCCTGGCCTTCATCGCCCGGCCGCTGGGCACCTGGGGCTTCATCGCCATCGACCGCTTCTTCGGGCGCGGGACCAAGCTGACCATCGCGCTGCTGCTGCTGGGCACCTCGACCGTGGCCACGGCCTTCCTGCCGGGCTACGAGACCATCGGCCTGTGGTCGGTGGTGCTGCTGGCCCTGCTGCGCATCGGTCAGGGCGTGGCCCTGGGCGGCACCTGGGAAGGTCTGGCGTCACTGCTGGCCATGAACGCCCCCGCGGGCAAGAAGGGTTGGTACGCCATGCTCGGCCAGATCGGGGCCCCGATCGGCCTGATCCTGGCCAGCGCCCTGTTCGCCTTCTTCGTGTCCCTGCTGTCGACCGCCGACTTCCTCGACTGGGGCTGGCGCTATCCGTTCTTCGTGGCCTTCGCCATCAACGTGGTGGCCCTGTTCGCCCGTCTGCGCATCTCGGCGACCCCGGCCTTCATCGAATCCTACGAGGACCGCGAACTGCAGCCGACGCCGTTCCGCCAGACGGTCCGCGCCGAGGGCAAGAACATCGTCATCGGCGCCTTCGCCCCGCTGGCCAGCTTCGCCCTGTTCCACATGGTGACCGTGTTCCCGCTGTCGTGGGTGCTGCTCTATACCAAGGAGCCGCCGGCCCGCTTCCTGGTCATCGAGCTGATCGGCGCCATCGTCTGCCTCATCTGCGTGATCCTGTCGGGGCCGCTGGCCGACCGCTATGGCCGCCGCAACCTGCTGGCCGCCACGGCCGCCGCCATCGCCGCCTTCTCGGGCTTCGCGCCCCAGATGCTGGCCGGCGGTGAAATCGGCGGCATCGTCTTCATGATGAGCGGCTTCATCCTGCTGGGCCTGTCGTTCGGCCAGTCGTCGGGCTCGCTGGCCTCCAACTTCGCCGCCATCAACCGCTATACGGCCTCGGCCCTGACCTCGGACCTGGCCTGGCTGTTCGGCGCGGGCTTCGCCCCCCTGGCGGCCCTGCTGCTGGCCTCGAACTTCGGTCTTGGCGCGGCGGGCGTCTATCTGTTGTCGGGCGCCGCCGGCACCCTGATCGCCCTGTGGATCAACCGCGAGACGACCCAGCACCGCAAGGCCTGA
- a CDS encoding UBP-type zinc finger domain-containing protein, protein MTLSCGHSPTIQTVTPGSRGCEECLKTGGWWVHLRLCRRCGHVGCCDDSPSKHARAHFHASHHPIIEGYDPPEGWGWCYVDEVQVDLPDQTPQLGPIPKFF, encoded by the coding sequence TTGACCCTGTCGTGCGGCCATTCCCCCACCATCCAGACGGTCACGCCCGGCTCGCGCGGCTGCGAGGAATGCCTGAAGACCGGCGGCTGGTGGGTGCATCTGCGTCTGTGCCGCCGCTGCGGCCATGTCGGCTGCTGCGACGACTCCCCGAGCAAGCACGCCCGCGCCCATTTCCACGCCAGCCATCACCCGATCATCGAGGGCTATGATCCGCCCGAGGGCTGGGGCTGGTGCTATGTCGATGAGGTCCAGGTCGACCTGCCCGACCAGACGCCGCAGCTGGGCCCGATCCCGAAATTCTTCTGA
- a CDS encoding helix-turn-helix domain-containing protein, whose product MRGKVTALEYDMARGDGDSATNPHPVDRLVGRRVAEKRVALGYNQGDLGRALGLTFQQIQKYEKGTNRISASKLWMISQFFGVDISYFFEGLPRDSAEGETEALVPTPNLDYPPTRMTLEMSALAPQLSTRRQKLALDMVREMLHETSAEA is encoded by the coding sequence ATGCGTGGGAAAGTCACGGCATTGGAGTACGACATGGCGCGCGGCGACGGTGATAGCGCAACCAATCCCCATCCGGTCGACCGGCTGGTCGGTCGCAGGGTCGCTGAAAAGCGCGTGGCCCTGGGATACAATCAGGGCGATCTCGGCCGGGCCCTGGGCCTGACCTTCCAGCAGATCCAGAAGTACGAAAAGGGAACCAACCGGATCTCGGCCTCCAAGCTCTGGATGATCAGCCAGTTCTTCGGCGTCGACATCAGCTACTTCTTCGAGGGCCTGCCACGCGACTCGGCGGAGGGCGAGACCGAAGCCCTGGTGCCCACGCCCAACCTTGACTATCCGCCGACGCGGATGACGCTGGAAATGTCCGCCCTGGCGCCGCAGCTCTCGACCCGCCGGCAGAAGCTGGCGCTCGATATGGTGCGCGAAATGCTCCACGAGACCTCCGCCGAAGCCTGA
- a CDS encoding amino acid permease yields the protein MAFWNRRKSIDAMHTPHDEAAHGPRLKATLSWPHLLALGVGAIVGTGILTLIGVGAGLAGPAVLVSFGLAGLVCACAALAYAELSTMMPAAGSAYTYSYAVLGELIAWIVGWSLILEYSLVVSAVAVGWSGYAVGFLNGLDIGGMSLALPHALTVGPHAGGIVNLPAVFIIAVVTGLLLLGTRESANLNVVLVVIKIVALIVFVAIALPAFNPDHFHPFMPNGFGAPFVKTGVMAAAAIIFFAFYGFDAISTAAEETKKPERDLAIGIVGSMLICTALYMIVAAAAIGARPVAAFASSSEPLSLILRELGQGGAATIVAGAAVIALPTVLLAFLFGQSRIFLGMARDGLLPARLAKISTRGVPAVVTVFTAIVVAILAGLLPLDELASLANAGTLAAFCAVGVCLVVLRLRDPGRKRLFKAPLWPVVAAITVVGCVVFFLSLKPVTQYGFLIWNAIGLLIYFVWSSRNARLAKNPAEAA from the coding sequence ATGGCGTTCTGGAACCGACGCAAGTCGATCGATGCGATGCATACGCCGCATGACGAGGCCGCCCACGGGCCGCGGCTGAAGGCGACGCTGAGCTGGCCGCATCTGCTGGCCCTCGGCGTCGGGGCCATCGTCGGCACCGGCATCCTGACCCTGATCGGCGTCGGCGCGGGTCTGGCGGGGCCGGCGGTTCTGGTGTCCTTCGGTCTGGCCGGTCTGGTCTGCGCCTGTGCGGCCCTGGCCTATGCCGAGCTGTCGACCATGATGCCGGCGGCGGGCAGCGCCTACACCTATTCCTACGCCGTCCTGGGCGAACTGATCGCCTGGATCGTGGGCTGGAGCCTGATCCTCGAATATTCGCTGGTCGTCTCGGCCGTGGCCGTGGGCTGGTCGGGCTATGCGGTCGGCTTCCTGAACGGGCTCGACATCGGCGGAATGAGTCTCGCCCTGCCGCACGCCCTGACGGTCGGACCGCATGCGGGCGGGATCGTCAACCTGCCGGCGGTCTTCATCATCGCTGTGGTCACCGGCCTGCTGCTGCTGGGCACGCGCGAGAGCGCCAACCTGAATGTCGTGCTGGTGGTGATCAAGATCGTCGCCCTGATCGTCTTCGTGGCCATCGCGCTTCCGGCGTTCAATCCGGACCACTTCCATCCCTTCATGCCGAACGGCTTCGGCGCGCCCTTCGTGAAGACCGGGGTGATGGCGGCCGCGGCCATCATCTTCTTCGCCTTCTACGGCTTCGACGCCATCTCGACGGCGGCGGAGGAGACCAAGAAGCCCGAGCGCGACCTGGCGATCGGCATCGTCGGCTCCATGCTGATCTGCACAGCGTTGTACATGATCGTCGCGGCCGCCGCGATCGGTGCGCGACCCGTCGCCGCCTTCGCCTCCAGCTCCGAGCCCCTCTCCCTGATCCTGCGCGAGCTGGGGCAGGGCGGGGCGGCGACCATCGTCGCCGGAGCGGCGGTGATCGCCCTGCCGACCGTCCTGCTGGCCTTCCTGTTCGGCCAGAGCCGCATCTTCCTCGGCATGGCCCGCGACGGCCTGCTGCCGGCCCGTCTGGCGAAGATCTCGACCCGAGGCGTGCCCGCCGTGGTGACCGTCTTCACCGCCATCGTCGTTGCGATCCTCGCGGGCCTGCTGCCGCTGGACGAGCTGGCTTCGCTGGCCAATGCCGGGACCCTGGCCGCCTTCTGCGCCGTCGGCGTCTGTCTGGTGGTGCTGCGGCTGCGCGATCCGGGCCGCAAACGCCTGTTCAAGGCCCCGCTGTGGCCGGTGGTCGCCGCCATCACCGTGGTCGGCTGCGTGGTCTTCTTCCTCAGCCTGAAGCCGGTGACCCAGTATGGCTTCCTGATCTGGAACGCGATCGGCCTGTTGATCTACTTTGTCTGGTCGTCGCGGAACGCACGGCTGGCGAAGAACCCGGCCGAGGCGGCCTGA
- the cyoD gene encoding cytochrome o ubiquinol oxidase subunit IV, producing the protein MSKAPTQKPAAKAPARKPAAPKAAAAKTTVAVSAAAVEPNGHTHAHDVDHGHGHDDHGHHDEHAHGSMRDYLIGFGLSVVLTAIPFWLVMSGVFAPQLTGGIIMAFAVAQIVVHMIFFLHMNAKSEGGWTILALIFTLILVVIALTGSLWVMYHLNTNMMPHGMDMNPAP; encoded by the coding sequence ATGAGCAAGGCTCCGACCCAAAAGCCCGCCGCCAAGGCCCCTGCCCGCAAGCCGGCCGCCCCCAAGGCTGCCGCCGCGAAGACGACCGTCGCGGTCAGCGCCGCCGCGGTCGAACCGAACGGTCACACCCACGCCCATGACGTCGATCACGGCCACGGGCATGACGACCACGGTCATCATGACGAGCACGCCCACGGCTCGATGCGCGACTATCTGATCGGCTTCGGCCTGTCGGTCGTGCTGACCGCCATTCCGTTCTGGCTGGTCATGTCGGGCGTCTTCGCGCCCCAGCTGACCGGCGGGATCATCATGGCCTTCGCCGTGGCCCAGATCGTGGTCCACATGATCTTCTTCCTGCACATGAACGCCAAGTCCGAGGGCGGCTGGACCATCCTGGCCCTGATCTTCACCCTCATCCTGGTGGTCATCGCCCTGACGGGTTCGCTGTGGGTCATGTACCACCTGAACACCAACATGATGCCGCACGGCATGGACATGAACCCGGCTCCCTGA
- the cyoA gene encoding ubiquinol oxidase subunit II, translating into MSNVVPERVSLEARTMPPQHPIRSTARRLAPWIALPALALLAGCNAVVLAPSGDVAAQQRDLLVISTILMLFIIIPVIALVVIFAWKYRQSNKDAKYEPDWDHSTYLEVAIWGAPLLIIICLGAVTWAGTHLLDPYRPLDRIAAGRPAEKTVKPLQVNVVALDWKWLFIYPEYGIATVNELAAPVDRPIQFTITSSSVMNSFYVPALAGQIYAMPGMQTTLYGVINKAGEYEGFSANYSGSGFSGMRFKFHGQSQAGFDQWVSQVKSSGFALDRDGYRRLEAPSENVPAMRFAQVDSGLFSAIVNMCVEPGKMCMHEMEAIDAKGGLDMESAHSMLALTYDKTERRGAVFGPTPTYVATLCSPTDPEPAKAQTRLASLGSPADLARSAPMMGAGLPRPDMSPAAFSPAAPSAPRAAS; encoded by the coding sequence TTGTCCAATGTTGTTCCCGAACGCGTCAGCCTAGAGGCCCGCACCATGCCTCCCCAGCACCCGATTCGATCCACCGCGCGACGTCTCGCCCCGTGGATCGCCCTGCCCGCCCTCGCCCTTCTGGCGGGATGTAACGCCGTCGTCCTCGCCCCGTCGGGCGACGTCGCGGCCCAACAGCGCGATCTGCTGGTCATCTCGACCATCCTGATGCTCTTCATCATCATACCGGTGATCGCCCTCGTCGTCATCTTCGCCTGGAAATACCGCCAGTCGAACAAGGACGCGAAGTACGAACCGGACTGGGACCACTCCACCTATCTGGAAGTGGCCATCTGGGGCGCGCCTCTGCTGATCATCATCTGCCTGGGCGCCGTGACCTGGGCCGGCACCCACCTGCTGGACCCCTACCGTCCGCTCGACCGGATCGCCGCGGGCCGTCCCGCCGAGAAAACGGTCAAGCCGCTGCAGGTCAACGTCGTCGCCCTCGACTGGAAATGGCTGTTCATCTACCCCGAGTACGGCATCGCCACGGTCAATGAGCTGGCCGCGCCGGTCGACCGTCCGATCCAGTTCACGATCACCTCGTCCTCGGTGATGAACTCCTTCTACGTCCCCGCCCTGGCCGGCCAGATCTACGCCATGCCGGGCATGCAGACGACGCTGTACGGCGTGATCAACAAGGCCGGCGAATACGAGGGCTTCTCGGCCAACTATTCCGGCTCGGGCTTCTCGGGGATGCGCTTCAAATTCCATGGCCAGAGCCAGGCCGGGTTCGACCAGTGGGTCTCCCAGGTGAAGTCGAGCGGCTTCGCCCTGGACCGCGACGGCTACCGCCGCCTCGAGGCCCCCAGCGAGAACGTCCCCGCCATGCGCTTCGCCCAGGTCGACAGCGGCCTGTTCAGCGCCATCGTCAACATGTGCGTCGAGCCGGGCAAGATGTGCATGCACGAGATGGAAGCCATCGACGCCAAGGGCGGCCTCGACATGGAGAGCGCTCACAGCATGCTGGCCCTGACCTATGACAAGACCGAGCGTCGCGGCGCGGTGTTCGGCCCCACGCCGACCTATGTCGCCACCCTCTGCTCCCCGACCGACCCCGAGCCCGCGAAGGCCCAGACCCGTCTGGCCTCGCTCGGTTCGCCCGCCGATCTGGCCCGCTCAGCCCCCATGATGGGCGCCGGCCTCCCCCGCCCTGATATGTCTCCCGCCGCCTTCAGCCCTGCAGCGCCGTCGGCGCCGCGGGCCGCCTCCTGA
- a CDS encoding type II toxin-antitoxin system RelE/ParE family toxin, whose product MTRVVWSRRALQNINAIRAYVGQFSPLAAQRLALRLRNAGETLRDFPERGMAMSGARRQLTTVPPYLIRYIYRDSVVSILEVRHAAEDAP is encoded by the coding sequence ATGACTAGGGTCGTCTGGTCGAGACGCGCGCTGCAGAACATCAATGCGATCCGCGCCTATGTCGGCCAGTTCAGCCCACTCGCCGCACAACGACTGGCGCTTCGCCTTCGCAACGCAGGCGAGACCCTGCGAGATTTCCCGGAACGCGGCATGGCGATGTCCGGCGCGCGTCGTCAGCTGACCACCGTCCCGCCCTATCTCATCCGCTACATCTATCGCGACAGCGTCGTGTCCATCCTCGAAGTTCGCCACGCGGCGGAGGACGCGCCCTAA
- the cyoB gene encoding cytochrome o ubiquinol oxidase subunit I: MSADKIIQFVFGRLNIEALPFHEPILVATFAVVCLGGVALLGAITYFKLWAYLWKEWFTTVDHKKIGIMYMILGLIMLLRGFADAIMMRLQQAMAFGGSEGYLNAHHYDQVFTAHGVIMIFFVAMPMVTGLMNYIVPLQIGARDVSFPFLNNFSFWMTAGGAIIVMMSLFVGEFARTGWLAYPPLSGLAYSPDVGVDYYIWALQVAGVGTLLSGVNLIATIVKMRAPGMGLMKMPVFTWTALCTNVLIVAAFPVLTAVLALLGLDRYVGTNFFTNDLGGNPMMYVNLIWIWGHPEVYILILPAFGIFSEVVSTFSGKKLFGYTSMVYATVVITILSYLVWLHHFFTMGSGASVNSFFGITTMIISIPTGAKIFNWLFTMYRGRIRFELPMMWTVAFMITFTIGGMTGVLLAVPPADFVLHNSLFLVAHFHNVIIGGVLFGLFAGINFWWPKAFGFKLDETWGKISFWFWVVGFWFAFMPLYVLGLMGVTRRMRVFDDPSLQIWFIIAGFGAALVAVGIAAMLMQFFVSIRDREKLRDKTGDPWGGRTLEWATSSPPPDYNFAFTPVIHDSDAWWDMKNRGYKKPTGGYRDIHMPSNTGAGVVLAGLSVACAVGLIWYMWWLAAISFVGIIGYAIFHTFNYKRDYYIPASEVTETEAKARALAAEA; encoded by the coding sequence ATGTCCGCCGACAAGATCATTCAATTCGTCTTCGGGCGCCTCAACATCGAGGCCCTGCCCTTCCATGAGCCCATCCTGGTCGCCACCTTCGCGGTGGTCTGCCTCGGCGGCGTCGCCCTTCTGGGCGCCATCACCTATTTCAAGCTCTGGGCCTATCTCTGGAAAGAGTGGTTCACGACCGTCGATCACAAGAAGATCGGCATCATGTACATGATCCTGGGTCTGATCATGCTGTTGCGCGGCTTCGCCGACGCCATCATGATGCGCCTGCAGCAGGCCATGGCCTTCGGCGGGTCCGAGGGCTACCTGAACGCCCACCACTATGACCAGGTCTTCACCGCCCACGGCGTGATCATGATCTTCTTCGTGGCCATGCCCATGGTCACCGGCCTGATGAACTACATCGTGCCGCTGCAGATCGGCGCACGCGACGTCTCCTTCCCCTTCCTGAACAACTTCAGCTTCTGGATGACGGCGGGCGGCGCGATCATCGTCATGATGTCGCTGTTCGTCGGCGAGTTCGCCCGCACCGGCTGGCTGGCCTATCCGCCCCTGTCGGGCCTGGCCTACAGCCCTGACGTCGGGGTCGACTACTACATCTGGGCGCTACAGGTCGCGGGGGTAGGTACGCTTCTATCCGGGGTCAATCTGATCGCGACCATCGTCAAGATGCGCGCGCCCGGCATGGGCCTGATGAAGATGCCCGTCTTCACCTGGACCGCGCTGTGCACCAACGTCCTGATCGTCGCCGCCTTCCCCGTCCTGACCGCCGTTCTCGCCCTGCTGGGTCTGGACCGCTACGTCGGCACCAACTTCTTCACGAACGATCTCGGCGGCAACCCGATGATGTACGTGAACCTGATCTGGATCTGGGGTCACCCCGAGGTCTACATCCTGATCCTGCCGGCCTTCGGCATCTTCTCGGAAGTCGTCTCGACCTTCTCGGGCAAGAAGCTCTTCGGCTACACGTCGATGGTCTACGCCACGGTCGTGATCACCATCCTGTCCTACCTGGTGTGGCTGCACCACTTCTTCACCATGGGATCGGGCGCGAGCGTCAATTCCTTCTTCGGCATCACCACCATGATCATCTCGATCCCGACGGGAGCGAAGATCTTCAACTGGCTGTTCACGATGTACCGGGGCCGGATCCGCTTCGAGCTGCCGATGATGTGGACCGTGGCCTTCATGATCACCTTCACCATCGGAGGGATGACGGGCGTGCTGCTGGCCGTGCCGCCGGCCGACTTCGTCCTGCACAACTCCCTGTTCCTGGTCGCCCACTTCCACAACGTCATCATCGGCGGCGTGCTGTTCGGCCTGTTCGCGGGGATCAATTTCTGGTGGCCCAAGGCCTTCGGCTTCAAGCTCGACGAGACCTGGGGCAAGATCTCCTTCTGGTTCTGGGTCGTCGGCTTCTGGTTCGCCTTCATGCCCCTGTACGTCCTGGGCCTGATGGGCGTGACGCGCCGCATGCGGGTCTTCGACGACCCCTCGCTGCAGATCTGGTTCATCATCGCCGGCTTCGGCGCGGCCCTGGTCGCCGTGGGCATCGCCGCCATGCTGATGCAGTTCTTCGTCTCGATCCGCGACCGCGAGAAGCTGCGCGACAAGACGGGCGATCCGTGGGGCGGCCGCACCCTGGAGTGGGCCACCTCCTCGCCCCCGCCGGACTACAATTTCGCCTTCACGCCCGTCATCCATGACTCGGACGCGTGGTGGGACATGAAGAACCGCGGCTACAAGAAGCCGACCGGCGGTTATCGCGACATCCACATGCCGTCCAACACGGGCGCCGGTGTGGTCCTGGCCGGGCTGAGCGTCGCCTGCGCCGTGGGTCTGATCTGGTACATGTGGTGGCTGGCCGCGATCAGCTTCGTCGGCATCATCGGCTACGCCATCTTCCACACCTTCAACTACAAGCGCGACTACTACATCCCGGCTTCGGAAGTAACCGAGACCGAGGCGAAGGCTCGCGCCCTGGCCGCGGAGGCCTGA
- a CDS encoding antitoxin, which produces MAKPEPSIFETPDPDAEERSLLEGEADVAAGRVIPHEEVAKWLATWGTPEEGPPPASWGLDD; this is translated from the coding sequence ATGGCCAAGCCTGAACCGTCCATCTTCGAGACCCCGGACCCCGACGCCGAGGAACGCTCCCTGCTCGAGGGCGAAGCGGACGTCGCCGCCGGCCGAGTGATCCCGCACGAGGAAGTCGCGAAATGGCTGGCGACATGGGGCACGCCTGAAGAAGGTCCCCCTCCCGCGTCCTGGGGACTGGATGACTAG
- a CDS encoding Hpt domain-containing protein — protein MSRRDLSGAVDFSVLDRMTGGDDAISEEVLGLFAEQAAMWSAMLEPKTDGWRDAVHTIRGAAAGIGAGALAEVCAAAEATEQALAAPALDRVRDALQTALADVAAWRHELMLRSLRA, from the coding sequence ATGTCGCGACGAGACCTCTCCGGGGCGGTCGATTTCTCGGTGCTGGACCGGATGACGGGCGGCGACGATGCGATCTCCGAAGAGGTCCTGGGCCTGTTCGCCGAACAGGCGGCCATGTGGTCGGCCATGCTGGAGCCGAAGACCGACGGCTGGCGCGACGCCGTCCACACCATCCGGGGCGCGGCGGCAGGCATCGGCGCGGGTGCGCTGGCGGAAGTCTGTGCTGCCGCTGAGGCCACGGAACAGGCCCTGGCCGCCCCGGCGCTGGACCGGGTGCGCGACGCCCTGCAGACCGCCCTGGCCGACGTCGCGGCCTGGCGGCACGAGCTGATGCTCAGGAGCTTGCGGGCTTAG
- a CDS encoding chorismate mutase codes for MHHPALVAVESRVNPAECKSMAEVRQGVDALDRALVALLAERQRYMDAAARIKPDRDAVHDDARIEDVVAKVLASAEQQHLSPLIAEPVWRLLIDRCIAYEFSVYDRTRS; via the coding sequence ATGCACCACCCTGCCCTCGTCGCCGTCGAATCCCGGGTCAATCCCGCCGAATGCAAATCCATGGCCGAGGTCCGTCAGGGCGTCGACGCTCTGGACCGCGCCCTGGTCGCCCTGCTGGCCGAGCGCCAGCGCTATATGGACGCCGCCGCCCGCATCAAGCCAGACCGCGACGCCGTCCACGACGACGCCCGTATCGAGGATGTGGTGGCCAAGGTCCTGGCCTCGGCCGAACAGCAGCATCTGTCGCCCCTGATCGCCGAGCCGGTCTGGCGCCTGCTGATCGACCGCTGCATCGCCTATGAGTTCTCGGTCTACGACCGCACGCGGTCCTGA
- a CDS encoding ferredoxin--NADP reductase, whose amino-acid sequence MTDAVIASAAPTPPKPSPFHGVKVLWVKHWTDQLFSFAVERPEDFRFRSGEFVMIGLPGEDGGKPVMRAYSIASPAWAEEIEFFSIKVEDGPLTSRLQKIVAGDEVLMGKKPTGTLVLDALTGGERLWLIGTGTGLAPWLSVARDPETYSRFGQVVVCHTVRNVADLAYRDFFTHGIHEDPLIGDEAKAQLTYYPTVTRERFETPGRITDRIKSGDVFADLGLPIGFSPNTDRIMLCGSMHMIKETAELLETYGLKEGSNAEPGDYVLERAFVG is encoded by the coding sequence ATGACCGACGCCGTAATCGCCTCCGCCGCCCCGACCCCGCCCAAGCCCAGCCCCTTCCACGGGGTGAAGGTGCTGTGGGTCAAACACTGGACCGACCAGCTGTTCTCCTTCGCCGTCGAACGGCCTGAGGACTTCCGCTTCCGCTCGGGCGAGTTCGTGATGATCGGCCTGCCGGGCGAAGACGGCGGAAAGCCCGTCATGCGCGCCTATTCGATCGCCAGCCCGGCCTGGGCGGAGGAGATCGAGTTCTTCTCCATCAAGGTCGAGGACGGCCCCCTGACCTCGCGGCTGCAGAAGATCGTCGCGGGCGACGAGGTCCTGATGGGCAAGAAGCCGACCGGAACCCTGGTGCTGGACGCCCTGACCGGCGGCGAGCGGCTGTGGCTGATCGGCACGGGCACGGGCCTGGCGCCCTGGCTGTCGGTGGCCCGCGATCCGGAGACCTATTCCCGCTTCGGCCAGGTTGTCGTGTGCCACACGGTGCGCAACGTCGCCGACCTGGCCTATCGCGACTTCTTCACCCACGGCATCCACGAAGATCCGCTGATCGGCGACGAGGCGAAGGCCCAGCTGACCTACTATCCCACCGTGACCCGCGAACGCTTCGAGACACCCGGCCGGATCACCGACCGGATCAAGTCGGGCGACGTCTTCGCCGACCTCGGCCTGCCGATCGGCTTCTCGCCCAACACCGACCGGATCATGCTGTGCGGCTCCATGCACATGATCAAGGAGACGGCCGAGCTGCTGGAGACCTATGGTCTGAAGGAAGGCTCCAACGCCGAGCCGGGCGACTATGTGCTGGAGCGCGCCTTCGTAGGCTAG
- the cyoC gene encoding cytochrome o ubiquinol oxidase subunit III produces MASAVKPLAPGEEVVFHLKEEPHHPEGSSTMLGFWLYLMSDCLIFAMLFAVFGVIGGNYAGGPGPKALFELPLVALNTAMLLFSSITYGFAMLAMVRKNVSQTLIWLAITGVFGLCFLGIELYEFAHLIHEGATPQRSGFLSAFFTLVGTHGLHVTFGLIWLVTLMVQISWKGLIPANQRRLMCLSLFWHFLDVIWIGVFTFVYLMGMLR; encoded by the coding sequence ATGGCGAGCGCTGTGAAACCTCTCGCCCCCGGCGAGGAAGTCGTCTTCCACCTGAAGGAAGAGCCGCATCATCCGGAGGGCTCCAGCACCATGCTGGGCTTCTGGCTCTATCTGATGAGCGACTGCCTCATCTTCGCGATGCTGTTCGCCGTGTTCGGCGTGATCGGCGGCAACTACGCCGGCGGTCCGGGGCCCAAGGCCCTGTTCGAGCTGCCTCTGGTGGCCCTGAACACCGCCATGCTGCTGTTCTCGTCGATCACCTACGGCTTCGCCATGCTGGCCATGGTCCGCAAGAACGTCTCCCAGACCCTGATCTGGCTGGCGATCACCGGCGTCTTCGGCCTCTGCTTCCTGGGCATCGAACTCTATGAGTTCGCGCACCTGATCCATGAGGGCGCGACCCCGCAACGCAGCGGCTTCCTGTCGGCCTTCTTCACCCTGGTCGGCACTCACGGCCTGCACGTCACCTTCGGCCTGATCTGGCTGGTGACCCTGATGGTGCAGATCAGCTGGAAGGGCCTGATCCCCGCCAACCAGCGCCGCCTGATGTGCCTGTCGCTGTTCTGGCACTTCCTCGACGTCATCTGGATCGGCGTCTTCACCTTCGTCTACCTGATGGGGATGCTGCGATGA